The Obesumbacterium proteus DNA window TGCGTCTTTGCCTTGGCCTTTCGCTGACAGCTGATATTTAACAATATCGATGTCGTAGCCAGCGATACGGTTGATGGCTTGATACACGGCGTCGACAGGGCCATTGCCGGTGGCGGCTTCTGCGCTGATTTCTCCGCCGATGTTTAATTTAACCGATGCGGTTGCCATCACGCTGGTACCCGACTGCACGCTGAAGTAATCCAAGCTGAAGTGCTCAGGCTCTTCCTGCTGTTTATTAATAAACGCCAGCGCTTCTAAGTCGTAGTCGAATACCTGTCCTTTTTTGTCAGCCAGTTTCAGGAAGGCATCGTATAAGGTGTCCAGATTGAAGTCGGTACCTTCCTGATAACCCATCTCTTCCATATGATGTTTCACGGCAGCGCGGCCAGAGCGAGAGGTCAAATTCAGCTGAACCTGATTCAAACCGATCGATTCTGGGGTCATGATTTCGTAGTTTTCACGGTTTTTCAGTACGCCGTCTTGGTGAATACCGGAAGAGTGCGCAAAAGCGTTGGAGCCCACGATAGCTTTATTACCAGGGATAGGCATATTGCACATTTGGCTGATGAACTGGCTGGTGCGGTAGATTTCTTGATGACGAATATTGGTATGCACGCCCAGCATTTCGGAACGCGTGCGGATGGCCATGATCACTTCTTCCAATGCGCAGTTGCCTGCTCGCTCGCCAATACCGTTGATGGTTCCTTCAACCTGACGAGCACCGGCCTGAACCGCCGTAATAGAATTGGCTACCGACATGCCTAAATCGTCATGACAGTGAACGGAAATAATCGCTTTATCAATGTTAGGTACGCGCTCATACAGATTGGTGATGATGCCACCAAATTGATAAGGCGTGGTGTAGCCGACGGTGTCGGGAATATTGATGGTGGTAGCACCGGCCTTGATGGCGGCTTCAACGATGCGGCACAGATTGTCTAACGGAGTACGGCCCGCATCCTCGCAGGAGAACTCAACGTCATCCGTATAGTTACGCGCACGTTTCACGGAATGCACCGCCATTGCCACGACATCCTCAAAGGATTTTTTCAGTTTTGACTCAACATGCAGCGTTGAGGTGGCCAAAAATACATGAATACGGAAGGCTTCAGCGACACGCAATGCTTCAGCGGCGACGTCGATATCTTTATCTACACAGCGTGCCAAACCACAGACTCGGCTGTTTTTGATATTACGCGCAATGGTTTGTACCGATTCAAAGTCACCTGGGGAGGATACTGGGAAGCCAACCTCCATCACGTCAACGCCCATGCGCTCTAATGCCATGGCGATTTGCATCTTCTCTTTGACGCTCAGGCTGGCTTGTAATGCTTGCTCACCATCGCGCAGCGTGGTGTCGAAAATAATCACTTGTTGGCTCATGCAGGTTGCTCCTCAATCGTTCTTATTTGTCGCGTTGCGCTGCTTTTGGTGTAAAAAAAAGCCCGCGCATTTGCGCGGGCTTTCTTGTGTTTGGTTGGAATCAGTTTTGATTACCGCCCACAGGCTCACCGCGCATGCTGGATGCGAGAAGGAGGAGGCTGAGGAGACGAGTAGTCTGGATCATGTGATTCCGCTCTTAATCTGGATGAATAATTTCAATGCTTAAAGTGATACTGGATAGCCAAAGTCTTGTCAACGGCTATTTCAGTAGGTGAAAAAAACTCATACACAATGGGCATAGTGATTAATGTTCTTCTTATCAAGTAATACAGGATTGTGAGGTGTCTCTGAAATTTTAATGAAACATTAGCGGGCTAATTACGATGAGGGTGTTCTATAACTTAGTTAGTTTTGATGATAACTAATTGGATGGGAAGCGTATTTTATAAAATATACATCCTTATTATTCTTTGTTAGTTAACTATTGCTTCCTTGAATTTTAAGTACAACTAAATCATTAATCACTAGAATGCATTGGTGTTGAATGAATGACAGGTTGATGAGTGATTAACCGCTTGTGTGTCATTTTAATTCTAAATAAAACAATTTATTTTTACCGCGTGTTTATTACTGAATTTATTTTTATAGCTAGGGATAGCGTTTAAGAACTCCCAGACTGGACGGCTGATTGTATTTAAGTTTTCGGCTGTTTTCATATCTTAATTAATTCGCGATTTTATTTTCCAATTGCGATGCTGAAATATAATTTATATTAGGTGATGTATGTCAGTACAAAACGAGGTTATGTCTTTGGCCGAAAATGGAAGTACAGAACTGGTTCAACTCAGAAACGTTGACCTTAATTTGCTGACTGTCTTTGACGCGGTCATGCAGGTGCAAAATATCACGCGTGCGGCCCATGCTTTGGGCATGTCTCAGCCTGCGGTAAGTAACGCCGTTGCTCGACTGAAGATCATGTTCAACGACGAGCTCTTTATGCGCTATGGCCGTGGTATCCAGCCAACGCATCGGGCATATCAGCTGTTTGGGTCGATTCGCCAAGCATTGCAGATCGTACAGAATGAACTCCCTGGAGCAGGCTTTAATCCGCTGGTCAGTGAACGTGTATTTAATGTGGCGATTTGTAGCCCATTAGATATTCGACTAACCGCAAAGCTGTTTAATCAAATTAAAGAGAGCGCATCTCACGTTCAGTTACATTTAAACTCATCGGTAAATGAAAATATTGAACGTAAATTACGCTATCAAGAAAAAGATTTCTTGATCAGCTATAGCCATTTTGAAAGTGAAGAATACTCTTGCGAGCCTCTATTTAAAGATGAGTTCGTTTTAGCCGTATCCAAGAACCATCCAAGAATTAATAATATGGTCAGCTATCAGCAGCTCTTGGTTGAGCAACATGCTGTTGTTGGTTTGAATTTATTCTCATCACTGAGTCGTAGTTATTATGAGGCAAGTGAACTGGCGCGTTGTGTTGCATATCAAGGTACCGATATGAACAGCGTATTGAGCGTGGTATCGAAAACTGAAATGGTGGCCATTGCCCCACGCTGGTTGGTTGAGGACTATGCTGAACACTTAAATCTTTCTGTCGTGTTACTCAGTGATTTGGAAAGAGAACGTACTTGTTACCTGAGCTGGCACCATGCCGCAGAACGCGATAGCGGTCATCAGTGGATGAAAGCGGTACTGAGCGATTTCGGCAGTAAGTTTTAAACCTCACGCTTAATAAAATAAGTTAATAAAGAGAGAGCATTGGGCTCTCTCTTTCTATATCTGGAGTTATCTGGGACTTGTCGCTGCGGCAGTGATTTATAGATGCCTACGGCGATTTTATTAGTTTTTTATATTATTTTGAATTCTTTTCATTTGTCGCAAACTGACCCCATATTTACATTATCCTCTGTCATAGCTTGATGGAAAATTATTCAAGAAACCCATCTTTGCTCACCTTTTTACGTTTAATAATCGTTGACCCTTTGGCTAGAACAGGTAGACTTCGGCGAAAAGAGCGCACAGCTGTAAGCTGAATAAGATTTTTCACTCATATCTTACTGCGACATCCATTCCGATAAATTCAATGAACTTCTTCTATGATCAATGAGTTAAATAAATACCATCTGGTTAAACGAATTCAGCAGCAGATCAAAACCATACCGCAGCGTGTTGCGCTACGTGAGTGGTCTGCTCAAGGCGAAACTTCATTTACCTGGCAACAGGTAGGGCGTCGGGTTGAGAAACTCGCGCTAGCCTTGTGCGCTTTGGGTGTTGATGTGCAGGATCGCGTGGCTATCTTTGCTCACAACTCAGTTTCTTGGACTTTAGTTGATCTGGCGATTTTACATCTGCGAGCGATTACCGTTCCGGTGTACTCGACAAACACCGCAGGGCAGACCGCCTTTGTGCTTAATGATGCCGATGTGCGTATTCTGTTTGTTGATGGCCAATCTCAATATAATGCTGCGTTGGCGCTGCGTGGTGTTTGTCCGCAGTTAGAACGCATTATTGTTATGTCAGACAGCATTGACATGCAGGGCTGTGACATTGCCTGCACGCTTGATGATTTTGCCGCTAGCGCGCAAGAATCTTATTTGCCGCAGCTGGCCGAACGAATTGCTCAGGCTGATATGAGCGATCTGTTTACGCTCATTTATACCTCCGGCACCACCGGTGAACCAAAAGGTGTGATGTTGAATTACACCAATATGGGGGCGCAGCTTCGCCTGCATGATGAGCGTTTAACCGTCACTGCCGATGATGTTTCTCTCTGCTTCCTGCCGCTTTCTCACGTATTTGAACGTGCGTGGAGCTTCTATGTGATGCACTCTGGAGCACAGAATGTATACCTTGGCGATACCAATCAGGTTCGCGAGGCGATGCAATCGGTGAAGCCTACCGTTATGTGTGCTGTTCCGCGTTTTTACGAAAAAATCTTCAGCGCCATCCATGAAAAAGTGGCTCAGGCGAAGTGGCACAAGCGTGCCATGTTCAAGTGGGCTATTTGGGTGGGGGAAAAATGTTTCCTGACCGAGCGTACTGGGCGTAAACCAAGTCCTGCGCTGGCCGCCATGCATAAGCTGGCTGATAAGCTCGTTCTCAGCAAACTGCGAGGAATTTTAGGTGGGCGAGTGCGTTTTCTGCCTGCTGCTGGTGCAAAGCTGGATGATAATGTCATCCTATTTTTCCAAGCGTTAGGTGCCAATATCAAATACGGCTATGGCATGACAGAAACCTGTGCCACGGTGTCTTGCTGGGAAGAGAATGATTTCCGCTTTGGTTCTATTGGTAAACCTTTACCTGACGTAGAAGTCCGTATCGGTCATGAAAATGAAATCCAGGTACGTGGTCCTATCGTCATGTGTGGCTACTTTAATAAACCGTTGGAAACCGCCGCGACCTTTACTGAAGATGGCTGGTTAAAAACCGGTGACGCAGGGGCATTAGATGAGAATGGTAATTTGTTTATTACCGAGCGTCTGAAAGACTTGATGAAAACCTCTAACGGTAAATACATTGCGCCGCAGATGGTTGAAGGTACCTTAGCGCAGGATCGTTTCATTGAGCAGGTTGCGGTTATCGCTGACGCGCGTAAGTTTGTTTCTGCGCTGATCGTTCCGTGCTTTGAATCTTTGGAAGAGTACGCTAAGTCGATCAATCTGAAGTATCACGATCGTTTAGATCTGCTGCGTCATAGTCATATCGTTGAGATGTTTGATTTACGCCTGCGTGAAATGCAGAAAGGCTTAGCCAAGTTTGAGCAGGTTAAACGGTTTACTCTGCTGCCAGAGGCCTTCTCCATGGAGCAGGGCGAGCTGACACCCACGCTTAAACTACGTCGCAAGATCATTAACTCTCGCTATCAGCTGGAAATTGAATCCATGTATTTGGAACGATAGCGGTAAATTGATTTTGCTTAACGGCCAGTACTTTTACTGGCCGTTTTCTTTTCTGAAACTCCCCTCGCTTATTTTGGCCTGAGAGAATGATTTAGTTCTGTAATTTGGCTGGCCGCAGCGATAAGCGCGGAGCTCATTCCATGACTCTCAGCGTTTTATTCCTGAAAAATGGCTGAATACAGCAAGGTTATCACTTCCCCGTTTTTTCCCACCGGTTTGTCGTTTGCGCACTTGTTATTCCCACGTTAAGGTAATGAATCAAACACAACACACAAAAAAACAGGGATCCACCCTGAATATGATACCTACGCAAAGTCAGCCTGGAGGCAAACCCATGGAGATGTTGTCAGGAGCCGAGATGGTCGTTCGATCGTTAATCGATCAGGGCGTAAAGCATGTATTCGGTTATCCGGGCGGGGCCGTTCTTGATATTTACGACGCCCTGCACACGGTTGGAGGAATTGAACACGTCCTCGTGCGCCACGAGCAGGGTGCAGTGCACATGGCCGATGGATTTGCGCGTGCAACCGGAGAAGTAGGCGTGGTGCTGGTGACCTCAGGTCCCGGAGCAACAAATGCCATTACCGGTATTGCGACCGCTTATATGGACTCGGTTCCGATGGTGGTTATTTCGGGTCAGGTTGCTACGTCTCTGATTGGTAACGATGCTTTTCAGGAGTGCGATATGGTCGGGATTTCACGCCCGGTGGTGAAGCACAGCTTTTTAGTGAAGCATACTGAAGATATTCCAACCATTATCAAAAAAGCATTCTATTTGGCCTCGACAGGGCGTCCGGGGCCCGTCGTCGTTGATTTGCCTAAAGACATCATGAATCCGGCGATCAAACTGCCGTATTCTTATCCTGAAAACGTAAAAATGCGCTCGTATAGCCCGACTCTACAAGGGCATCGTGGCCAGATTAAGCGCGCACTACAAACGTTGTTGGCGGCGAAACAGCCGATTATTTATGCCGGTGGCGGTGTGATTAGCTCAGGTTGTCATGAGGAGCTGCGTCAGCTAGCCGAGCGCTTGAATATTCCAGTGACAACATCTTTGATGGGCTTGGGTGGCTTCCCAGCATCTCACGCTCAAAGCCTCGGCATGCTGGGTATGCATGGCACTTACGAAGCCAATATGGCGATGCACAACGCTGACGTTATTTTTGCCGTCGGTGTGCGCTTCGACGATCGTACCACCAATAATCTGGCTAAATACTGTCCTAATGCGACAGTGCTGCATATCGACATCGATCCTACCTCGATCTCCAAAACCGTTGATGCAGATATTCCGATCGTGGGTGATGCGAAAGAGGCGCTAGCGACTTTCTTGGAGCTGCTGGGGCAGAAAGAAGCCAAGCAAGATTTCGATGGACTGCGTGATTGGTGGCAAAACATTGCTCAATGGCGTGCCCGTAAATGCCTGAGCTATGATACGAACAGCGGCCGTATTAAACCGCAGCAGGTCATTGAAACCCTCCATCGATTAACCCACGGTGAGGCTTATGTTGCTTCGGACGTGGGTCAACATCAGATGTTTGCCGCCTTGTACTACGGTTTTGATAAACCGCGTCGTTGGGTGAATTCGGGAGGCCTAGGCACTATGGGCTTTGGCTTGCCTGCGGCGCTGGGGATCAAATTAGCCTTGCCGGAAGAAACCGTGATTTGTGTCACTGGTGACGGCAGTATCCAGATGAACATCCAAGAGCTGTCAACGGCGCTGCAATATGATTTGCCCGTTGTCGTGGTGAATCTGAACAACCGCTTCCTTGGCATGGTTAAGCAGTGGCAAGACATGATCTATGCAGGGCGTCATTCACAGTCTTACATGGAATCATTACCGGATTTTGTGAAGCTGGCTGAGGCTTACGGACACGTTGGGATCTCG harbors:
- the leuO gene encoding transcriptional regulator LeuO, with translation MSVQNEVMSLAENGSTELVQLRNVDLNLLTVFDAVMQVQNITRAAHALGMSQPAVSNAVARLKIMFNDELFMRYGRGIQPTHRAYQLFGSIRQALQIVQNELPGAGFNPLVSERVFNVAICSPLDIRLTAKLFNQIKESASHVQLHLNSSVNENIERKLRYQEKDFLISYSHFESEEYSCEPLFKDEFVLAVSKNHPRINNMVSYQQLLVEQHAVVGLNLFSSLSRSYYEASELARCVAYQGTDMNSVLSVVSKTEMVAIAPRWLVEDYAEHLNLSVVLLSDLERERTCYLSWHHAAERDSGHQWMKAVLSDFGSKF
- the leuA gene encoding 2-isopropylmalate synthase, with amino-acid sequence MSQQVIIFDTTLRDGEQALQASLSVKEKMQIAMALERMGVDVMEVGFPVSSPGDFESVQTIARNIKNSRVCGLARCVDKDIDVAAEALRVAEAFRIHVFLATSTLHVESKLKKSFEDVVAMAVHSVKRARNYTDDVEFSCEDAGRTPLDNLCRIVEAAIKAGATTINIPDTVGYTTPYQFGGIITNLYERVPNIDKAIISVHCHDDLGMSVANSITAVQAGARQVEGTINGIGERAGNCALEEVIMAIRTRSEMLGVHTNIRHQEIYRTSQFISQMCNMPIPGNKAIVGSNAFAHSSGIHQDGVLKNRENYEIMTPESIGLNQVQLNLTSRSGRAAVKHHMEEMGYQEGTDFNLDTLYDAFLKLADKKGQVFDYDLEALAFINKQQEEPEHFSLDYFSVQSGTSVMATASVKLNIGGEISAEAATGNGPVDAVYQAINRIAGYDIDIVKYQLSAKGQGKDALGQVDIVANYNGRRFHGVGITTDIVESSAQALINVLNNIWRAQQVEKEKQRIHQTQTSPSHSNQEAI
- the ilvI gene encoding acetolactate synthase 3 large subunit; translated protein: MEMLSGAEMVVRSLIDQGVKHVFGYPGGAVLDIYDALHTVGGIEHVLVRHEQGAVHMADGFARATGEVGVVLVTSGPGATNAITGIATAYMDSVPMVVISGQVATSLIGNDAFQECDMVGISRPVVKHSFLVKHTEDIPTIIKKAFYLASTGRPGPVVVDLPKDIMNPAIKLPYSYPENVKMRSYSPTLQGHRGQIKRALQTLLAAKQPIIYAGGGVISSGCHEELRQLAERLNIPVTTSLMGLGGFPASHAQSLGMLGMHGTYEANMAMHNADVIFAVGVRFDDRTTNNLAKYCPNATVLHIDIDPTSISKTVDADIPIVGDAKEALATFLELLGQKEAKQDFDGLRDWWQNIAQWRARKCLSYDTNSGRIKPQQVIETLHRLTHGEAYVASDVGQHQMFAALYYGFDKPRRWVNSGGLGTMGFGLPAALGIKLALPEETVICVTGDGSIQMNIQELSTALQYDLPVVVVNLNNRFLGMVKQWQDMIYAGRHSQSYMESLPDFVKLAEAYGHVGISIRTPDELESKLEQALAVKNRLVFVDVTIDETEHVYPMQIRGGSMDEMWLSKTERT
- a CDS encoding AMP-dependent synthetase/ligase produces the protein MINELNKYHLVKRIQQQIKTIPQRVALREWSAQGETSFTWQQVGRRVEKLALALCALGVDVQDRVAIFAHNSVSWTLVDLAILHLRAITVPVYSTNTAGQTAFVLNDADVRILFVDGQSQYNAALALRGVCPQLERIIVMSDSIDMQGCDIACTLDDFAASAQESYLPQLAERIAQADMSDLFTLIYTSGTTGEPKGVMLNYTNMGAQLRLHDERLTVTADDVSLCFLPLSHVFERAWSFYVMHSGAQNVYLGDTNQVREAMQSVKPTVMCAVPRFYEKIFSAIHEKVAQAKWHKRAMFKWAIWVGEKCFLTERTGRKPSPALAAMHKLADKLVLSKLRGILGGRVRFLPAAGAKLDDNVILFFQALGANIKYGYGMTETCATVSCWEENDFRFGSIGKPLPDVEVRIGHENEIQVRGPIVMCGYFNKPLETAATFTEDGWLKTGDAGALDENGNLFITERLKDLMKTSNGKYIAPQMVEGTLAQDRFIEQVAVIADARKFVSALIVPCFESLEEYAKSINLKYHDRLDLLRHSHIVEMFDLRLREMQKGLAKFEQVKRFTLLPEAFSMEQGELTPTLKLRRKIINSRYQLEIESMYLER